The region GGCTATTTGGCTGAATAAAGGAATTATGAGAGACATGGGCCCCTCCTCCTCCGTGGTGAACAAATACATCGCTAGCCTGCAGAAGCTACAACTGGGGAAAGCATGGAAAACTCCTCAGGAGGCTCCAGGGAATCAGGTGATTCGCTTTAAGCAGGTAGAACTTATTCCACATGTGGCGTATTCGGATGGTATTATCGATGTGCGCACGCCCCTCACGGTACGGTTTGAGTTCTGGAACATGCAAGGTGACCTGAGCCTGAACGTAGGAATCGTACTCTACTCCTACACGGGCGACTGCATCTTTGACCTGCTCTCCCCTGCTGCAGACTGCCAGCAAGGTATCGTGGAGGGGGAATGTACCATCCCGGGAAACTTCCTCAACGACGGCTCTTACTACATTACGCTAACGGTGGCCAAGGAGGCTTCCGTTCCGCTGTATAACCTGGACGAATGCCTTTCTTTCGACGTGGAAGACTACCGTGGAGACATACATTACTTTGAAAAATGGTGGGGTGCCGTACGGCCTAAGTTCCCCTTCAGGTTAGAGAGCAAAAACAAGGAATTACAGACAAGCAGGTAACAGCATGCAGCAACAGCCATTATATAAGATCACCCATATTCACCTCGACCAGCTAGACACCCCGCTGCATACGCTTTACACAAGGCCTGGCAGCTACCTGGTATTCTGGTGGGATTCCATTGCCTTAGGCCATATGTTTATAGAACCCGGTCACCAACTCACGCAGGAGGAGTATCACGACAGGCTGATAGAAGCCATAAAGCCAGCTGTTAAAGTATACATAAGAAAGGCCCATAAGCTGGGGGGCTGCTGGCAACACCTCCTGGCCGACGGGAAAACAGAAGAATGGCTCAGCCTGATGGCATCATTCTTCACAACCAGTGCAGCCGACAAGATACCGGCGAGGGTGCCGGTATCGGTTGTCATCTGCACCCGCAACCGGGCCAACCATTTGCATAAGTGCCTATCCACCCTTCATCAGCTAAGGTGCCTGCCAGAGGAGATTGTAGTAGTGGATAATGCCCCCTCCGATGATGCTACGAAAAACGTGGTGGCACTTTTTCGTGATGTGCGCTATGTAAGAGAACTAAGGCCAGGGCTTTCCAATGCCAGAAACACCGGCATACAAACAGCATCTCACCCCATTATTGCCTTTACTGACGATGATGTGACGGTGCACCCCGACTGGGTATACAGAGTATGGCAAACCTTTGAGGAAAGCAATGTAGCTGCCATGACGGGCTTAGTCATAGTGTCAGAACTACAGACAGAGGCTCAGTTAATTTTTGAGAAACATTGGAGCTTTAACCGGGGCTATGCAGATGTTCTTTACGACGCGGCTTACTTCAGCACTACCCTACCCTTTGGACCGCCCGTTTGGAAAATAGGAGCGGGAGCCAATATGGCGTTTAGGAGAACGATCTTCGAGGAAGTAGGGCTCTTCCACCAAGAACTAGGCGCGGGTGCCTCCGGCTGCAGCGAGGACTCGGAGATGTGGTTCAGAATTTTGGCTCATGGCCATACTATTCACTATAACCCAAGAGCAGCGGTCTTTCATGAGCACAGAAAAGAATTTAAGGAGCTGAAAAAACAGATTTATTACTACATGCGCGGCTTTACGGCAGCTGCCTTGTTTCAACAACACCAGCACCATAAGGCCAATTACAAAAAACACTTATCAAAGGTGCTACCTAAACACTACTTAAGAATGATCATCAGGGGATTCCCCCGGTACCGTTCCAGGTTAAGTACAGTGTGGGTAGAAGTACAAGGTATGCTTTCTGGCTTGGTCTATTACCACAGAAACAGGAGCCGATTTTCTAAGCCCTCACCTAAATAACTAGCCCTGATGTATACGAAAGAGTCTCCCCTGGTCTCCGTCATCATCCCCTGTTATAACCATGGGCACTACCTGCACGAGGCTATTGACAGTGTGCGGCAACAGACCTATCCTGCGCTTGAGATCATTGTTGTGGATGACGGCTCTACAGACAACACGGCTACTGTGGCGCAGGCTGCGCGCCCTCTCACCTACATTTACCAGGAAAACAAAGGCTTGTCTGCCGCGCGTAACACAGGCATCAGGCATAGCAAAGGAGAGTTTCTTGTTTTCCTGGATGCCGACGACTGTCTCTACCCGGATGCTGTGGCGGTTAATGCAGGCTTGCTGCTAGAAAACAGCGCGCTGGCATTTGTCTCAGGCAGCTATACCCTCTTTTTCCCCTCCACTAACCAGGTGCAGCCCGTGGTAAGGCAGGTGGAGGGCAATCATTACCAACACCTGCTCAGGGGGAATTATATCGGCATGCACGCAGCGGTCATGTTCAGGCGATGGGTGTTTGACAACTTTATGTATGATACTTCCCTGAAAGCCTGCGAAGACTATGACCTCTACTTGCGTGTTACCCGCCGGCACCCGGTCCTGCACCACGGCCATCTCATGGCTGTTTATCGCCAACACGGCACGAATATGTCGGGGGATAGCAAGCTGATGCTTCAGACAACGCTCCAGGTGCTTGCCTGGCAACAGCAGCATCTTCAAAATACGATAGAGCAGGCCGCCTACAGGGATGGCATCAACATCTGGAAAGCATTCTATACCCAACAGTTGGCCCACAAGCTTACTAAGGTGAACGGATTCTCCCTCCACGATTACCTTAGCTTTTTAAAAAATGACCCGGATCTTTCCCTCCATACCTTGCGCAGCAGCACCAGTTCTATAGCCATTTTTAACAAGATGATACAAATACTCCCTTCAGGTAAGATCAGAAAAAAGCTAAGTTCCATCTTCACAATGGATCGTACGCCTGCCGTTGGAGGCGTGCGGTTCGGTCACTTTCACAGGTACACCCCTTTTAGTACCGAGTTTGGGTATGACCGGGGCGGGCCCGTGGACCGCTACTACATTGAACGGTTCCTGGGCGATCAGGCACATGACATTAAAGGAAGGGTGCTGGAGATAGGGGATAACAGCTACACCCTAGCCTACGGGGGGGAAAGGGTAACTAAAAGTGATATCCTGCATGTGGATGAAAGCAACCCCAGTGCCACGCTGGTCGGCGATATCAGTCATGCGCCCCATATCCCTGATAACTCCTTTGATTGCATCATCCTGACGCAAACCCTGCATTTGATTTACCATTTCACAGAAGCCCTTCATACCTGTTTCCGGATCCTCAAACCAGGAGGCGCGCTGTTACTCACGGTACCCGGTATCACGCCCATCGACCACGGGGAGTGGAAGGAAACCTGGTACTGGTCCTTTACCGACAAATCCATGAAGCGGCTGATGGAAGAAACTTTCCCTGGAGGCATCTCAGAAGTAACTCCTTATGGGAATGTGTTCACGGCCACTGCTTTCCTGTACGGAATGGGATTGCCCGAGGTACCTAAGACCAAACTGATGTACGATGACCCTCACTACCAGGTAATCATAACCGTGAAGGCCACCAAACCCATGGTACCATGATCAGAAGTCTTACCCATACCCTAAAACGTTATCTTCGGCCCAGAGGCCTGGTGCTCATGTACCACCGTGTGGCACAAGTGGAGTCTGACGTGTGGAGGCTGGCTGTCAGCCCCCACCACTTTGAGCAGCATCTGCAGATGCTGCACACCAAGTGGCGTGTCATCCCGCTGGCTGAGCTGGCAGATGATCTTGTCAGGCAAAAGGTAAAAAGAAACAGCGTCGCCATCACCTTCGATGATGGCTATGCAGACAACTTCCTGGTGGCCAGACCTCTGCTTGTCCAATACCGCTTGCCAGCGACCTTCTTTATCTGTTCAGGAAACATAGGCAGCAAAAAAGCATTCTGGTGGGATGAGTTGGAGCACCTGATACTCTCCTCCAAGGATTTACCCGCCAAGTTAAATCTCCATGTAGCGCACACCGCCATAAGCTTTGATCTGGGAATAGAGGGGCACTTGACGGAGGCAATGCAGGAACAGCACCGCCACTGGAAAGCTTATGTACAAGCACCACCCACAGCAAGAGCCTCCCTCTTTCTCCAACTATGGGAAGCCCTAAGGCCGCTTCCGAGCCAACAGCAGCAGCACTATCTGCAGCAGCTAAAGGCCTGGGCGGGTGCTTCCCTCCAGAAGGAAAGCACCTATAGCATGGACACAGCACAACTGGAGGAACTGGCCCGGCACGAGTTGTTTACCCTTGGCGCCCATACTGTTTCGCATCCGGACCTTGCCTGTCTGCCAGCAGCGGCCCAGCAGCAGGAGATGCTGGAAAGTAAGGCTTTTTTGGAGCGTTGCGCTGCTACAACCGTGAGCCTGCTTGCCTACCCCTATGGAAGCTACACCCAGAATACGGCCAGCCTGGCAGCCAAGGCCGGGTTTAAGGCTGCTGTCACCACCAGCAACTGCCCTGTAAAACACGGCACTCCTGGCTACGGGGTGGGCAGGTTCCTTGTCGATGACTGGAGCGGCCGGCAGCTTGATCAACTCATGAGCACCTGGATAAACGCCTGACAATACGTGTGTATGAAGCCTAAAGTATCTATCATCACCTGTTTTTATAACGAGCAGCGCTACCTGGAAGAGGCGATCGAAAGCGTGCTTCACCAGACTTATACAGCTTGGCAGCTGCTACTCATTGACGATGGTTCCTCTGATAACAGCACACGTATAGCCCGGCGCTATGCCGCTGCCTACCCGCTCAGCATCACGTACTGCGCACATGAAGGGCATATAAACAAAGGACTGAGTGCCAGCAGGAACCTTGGCTTGCGACAGGCTCAAGGAGAACTGATAGCTTTTCTGGATGCCGATGATGTGTGGCAGCCAACGTATTTGGAAGCGCAACTTAACTTGATGCAGCAAGCGCAGGTGTCCATCCTTTGTGAGGCAACCGTGTACTGGTATGATTGGAACCTACCGGAAAAGGAGAACCAGGTCGTATATATTGGTACTGAGCAGGACAGGATTTATCACCCTCCCCAACTCATGCTCACTCTCTACCCCCTGGGCAAAGGTGCCGCCCCGTGCATGTGCGGAATCATACTTAAAAAAGAGATTCTGCTAAGGATTGGGGGATTTGAAGATACCTTCAGAGGGATGTATGAAGACCAGGTATTCCTGAGCAAACTCTACCTCACTGAGCCAGTCTACATCTCTTCCGGGCATCTTAACCTTTACCGGCAACGACCAGACTCGCTGGTGGGCTCCTCACAACATACTCCAAGCTATCACCTGGTCCGGAAGCAATACCTGCAATGGCTGAAACAATACCTGCAGCATAAACGCTTTGGGTACAAGGAGGTGGAGGCGCTCTTACAGCAGGCCATGCAGCCTTATACCACCTCTCCCCTTCAGTTTATCACTTACAGGATGCGTGGTAGATTAAAACGCCTCCTAAAGAAATACACCCCGAGCCGTTTTGTGCGAATACTTAAATGAGATTTATAGGTTAACTAACCCTGCAGGCCTGGCAAACGCATTCGGGCACGAGATTTTTTCATAACTATAACCTGCCTTGATATGGAACGCATTCCTACTTCTCCTCCAACGATAGCGCCGCTTCCCCCCTCCCCTAACCGCCCGCTATGGTCTGTCATGATTCCGGCCTATAATTGTACCCTGTTCCTGGTAGAAACCCTTGAAAGCGTACTAGCTCAAAACATTCCGGCCAGTCACATGCAGATCGAGGTGGTGGACGATGCCAGCACCGATGCCGACGTGGAGAAAATCGTGCGCGAAGTGGGAAAAGGCAGGGTGGGGTATTACAGACAGCCGCAGAACGTAGGCAGCCTGCGTAACTTCGAAACTTGCATCAACAGGGCCCGAGGCTACCTGGTGCACCTGCTGCATGGCGATGATAGGGTGCGGGCAGGATACTATACAGCCATGGAGCAGCTTTTCAGGGATTTCCCTGAAGCCGGAGCCGCTTTTTGCAGGCATCATACAATTGATGAACAGAATAACATTCTTAATCCACATGTAAAAGACGATGCACCTTGGCGTGGTCTGCAGGAGAACTGGCTCTTGCGCATCGGTGAAAAACAGCACATCCAGTATGCCACCATCACAGTTAAAAGGGAGGTATATGAAAAACTGGGCTCCTTTTTCGGGGTGACCTATGGAGAGGATTGGGAAATGTGGGTGCGCATTGCCAAGCATTATCCAGTTGCCTTTACTTCGCAGATACTGGCCGAGTACAGAAAGCATTCCAGCTCTATTTCCGGCACAAAGATCATGACGGGGGAATACATCGAGGACATCGCTTATCTGCTCCAACTCATTCAACAGCACCTGCCACCAGAACACCGGAAGCAGGTACTGATGAAAGCACAGAAAAACTTTTCGAATTATGGTTTGAATATTGCCCAGGCGCTTTGGGAAAAAACAGGGAACAGAAAATATGTAGAGGCAAACATTAGAAAGGCATTAAGCATGTACCTTGACGCCAGGCTCTGTTTTAAAGCAGCAAGACTGATCGCAAAAATTGCGCTTCATGAATTAAAGCTCAGGCCACATACGCCCGATGATAGCAGGTACAGAAGGTACATATAGGCTTAATAGTGCCGCTTCAGCAACTCCAGCACCTCTGCATCACTCTTCGCGTGGTAAACCTCTGCGCCAGATAGAGCTGGAAAAATAGTTTTAAACTCGTTGTAGCGGTGCTCATGCCCGCGTTTAGACAGAATGATGTTTTTGCCACCGAAATAACTGGCCAGAGCTGCCGTGCCGCCGTGCACTGACAGGAAGCGATCACAATTAGCGTAAAGCATCAACTGAAAGTGGTTGTAGTTATTCACATGCGTCCTATTTGCCTGGTACAGGTCTTCTGCCAGCACTACCTCAGGGTAATTTTTCCTGATGAAATCCGCCTCTTTCAATTCCAGGATATCGCTGTTGTCCATCACAATATACTTGGCGCCAGGGCGATTATACACGATTTGGTACGTATCGCTGTACCTGTCCAGTATCTCACCCAGCATGGCAATGCTGAAATAGTTGATAGGCCCTTTCCCCCATTCCGTGTTATACTTGTTGGCTATAACCAGGAGCGGTTTACTAAAGATAAATAGGTCGTTCTTATAATGCTGCTTTAAGGGTACCTGCGCCCATTTAGAGAAGGAAACGGTGGGGCAGTGGTACATATTGGGTATTTCGTAGTTATTACCTATATACCTGTCTACCCTTGTCTCATACCTCTCCTCGTGCTGCTCGCTGAAGAAGTATAGCTCCTTGGTGAATTTGGAGGAGATGGTTCTGCCCAGCGTGCCGTTCAGATGATGCCAGTAAGCAAAAGGCAGCACGAAGGTGAGTTCCTGCTGAAACTCCTCTCTGTAGGCTATCTCCTTATACTTGCTTTTCAGCACATAGTCCTGAATACAATACTTTGTTTGCCTCATCCGGGCATAGCTGTTCTTGAAGAGAAAGAACTCAGGTGTGCCATAGCTAAAGGAGCCTTCCAGTCTCTTTTTTACCCTTTGGATAAACGGGGTTTTATTCCGTCCGGCTGAGGTAATATATCGCTGCCCACGGTAGCTTTCAACTCTGTTAATAACCTCCATACTCTCCGAAAACTTCAAAATGGGTTGTCAGATTTAAACGGATTTTTTATTAAGCAGATCTAAAATAGTCCAATTTTTTATAAAATATGTTTAAAGCAAATTAATTGCCAACTCAAATGAAAGTATCAGGTTTTTAGGTAGTTATCATAAAATATCATGTAAGACTTCTTCTGCACCAAACAAAGGAAAAATCTATATAGGAATAGAAGAGGTATAAAAAAAAGAGTAGTATACAGTACTACTCTTTTTCGACGTAAGTATTTAGGGCAAAGGCTAATCTAAATCACGATCACCTCTTTTCAGTTCCTCCACTGAGCGCATCACCTTGTCTTTCAGGCCGTTTTTATACTTCTCCAGTTTATCTGCCACGGCCGGGTTGTTGGTACCAATAATTTCGGCAGCAAGGATGCCAGCGTTCAGAGCGCCATCCAGGGCTACGGTAGCCACCGGTATGCCACCCGGCATCTGAAGTATACTTAGCACCGAGTCCCAGCCATCGATAGAGTTAGAGGATTTAACCGGCACCCCGATAACAGGCAGTGTGGTGATAGAGGCCACCATGCCCGGCAGGTGCGCAGCTCCGCCCGCTCCGGCAATAATTACCTTCAGGCCGCGCTTGCGGGCGCTCTCGGCGTATTCGAACATGCGGTGCGGCGTGCGGTGCGCAGATACAATGGTCAGCTCAAACGGTACGCCCAGCGTTTCCAGGATCTCGGCGGCGGCATCCATTACCTTCAGGTCAGACTGGCTGCCCATGATAATGCCCACTAGCGGTTGTGTATTTCTCGTTTCTTCAGCCATACTTATGCTTTTACTTTGATGACATTTTTAACTGACTCGGCGCGTTGCTGCGCCTCTTCTATACTTTGCCCCAATACGGTGATGTGCCCCATCTTGCGTGCAGGGCGGGTATACTTTTTGCCATATAAATGGATGTAGACACCCGGCACGGCCAAAGCCTCCTGCAGGCCCTCATACTTTGCCTCACCGTCGTAGCCCGGCTCGCCCAGCAGGTTCAGCATCACGGCCGCGCTCTGGATCTCGGTGGAGCCCAGCGGCAGGTTCAGGATCGCGCGCAGGTGCTGCTCGTATTGCGAGGTATAGTTGGCCTTTATGGTATGGTGCCCGCTGTTGTGCGGTCGCGGCGCCACCTCGTTCACCAGTATCTGCCCGTCTTTGGTCAGGAACATCTCCACGGCAAGTATACCTACCATGCCGAAGGCCTCAATTACGCGGGTGGCAATCTCAATGGCGTGGCGCTGCAACTTGTAGGGCACGTTGGCCGGGGCAAAAAGCGAGTCCACCAGGTTATGCTCCGGGTGGAAGCTCAGCTCCACCACCGGGAAAGCCGTAACCTCGCCGCTCTCGTTGCGGGCCACAATCACGGAGATCTCCTTCTCAAAATCCACCAGTTTCTCCAGCACCGACGGCTCCTCGAACGCTTTCCCAAAGTCTGCCTCACCGGTCAGGCGGGTCACGCCGCGGCCATCGTAGCCCTCGCGCCGCAACTTCTGGAACGCCGGCAGAAAATCTATACTTTGCTGTAGCTCTGACTTGTCTTTCAGAAGTATAAAATCAGAGGTAGGGATGTTGTGCTGGCGGTAAAACTCCTTCTGCAGGCCCTTATCCTGAATCGTGCGCACGGTTTTGGCATCCGGGTATACCTTCACGCCTTCCTGCTCCAGCTTCTCCAGCGCATCAGCATTCACGTGCTCAATCTCAATGGTGAGGATGTCGCACTGCTTGCCGAACTCATACACGGTATCAAAATCGCGGAAGCTGCCCACATAGAACTCGTGGCAGATGTCTTTGCAGGGCGCGTTCTCGTCGGGGTCCAGCACCAGGGTATAGAGGTTAAAATCGAGCCCGGCCTGCATCAGCATGCGGCCCAGCTGTCCGCCGCCAAGTATGCCCAGCTTTACTTCTCCTTTCATGTAGTGTAACGGTTAGGTTGATCTATCCTCAAAAATAAGGATTATGAACGGAGACGAAAGACAAAACGCTTAAGTTCTGCTTCTTTTCTTGTGCAATTTCCCGTCCGGAATCCAAATTCCTGCCTCCCGCCAAAATATCTGCCTTAAATTACGGCCTGCTGCCGCACCTTTACGTTGCAGATACATCATTTAAAATCTATATTTAACGCTACACTATACACGAGCTCTTACCTTATTCATGGAAATCATACTTGCCACCTTCTCTGCCCTGTTCTCCGTCGTGAATCCCTTTGGCGCCATGCCCGTGTTCCTAACCCTGACGCAGGATGATACCCCCTCTTACCGCAACCAGCAGGCGCTTAAAGCCTGTTTATACATGGTGGGTATTCTGGCAGTGTTTTTCCTGGCCGGCCAGTACGTGCTTAACTTCTTCGGCATCCGCATCCATGACCTGCGCATTGCCGGCGGTTTGATGATCATGCGCGCCGGCTTTGAGCTACTCTCGCCAGGTGCCAGCAAGAAGAAGATTTCGCCTGATGTGGTGGAGGAAGGGCAGCTAAAGGATGATATCTCCTTTACGCCCCTGGCCATGCCGATGCTCTCCGGCCCGGGCGCCATTGCCGTAAGCATCGGCCTTTTCACCACCTCGCTCTCCTACATAGACATGGTCATGATTCTGATCGGAATCATGTTGCTGGCCGTCGTTTCCTACCTCATCCTGCGCTCCTCGCACCAGCTCACGCGCTATATGGGCAAATCAGGCTTGGCAGCCCTTTCCCGCATCATGGGTTTCATTGTGCTTTCCATCGGTGTAAACTTTATTGTATCAGCCCTTACGGCGTTGTTTTTTACGGAGTAGCGGCAATCCTTATACCTATCGTGTAGGAATCATCTGTGGTGCCGGGGCAAACCACCCCTCTTCTCCTTGTCTTTGTCGAGGGCCCCTTCTTGGCGAAGGAGGGGAGCCTGTAGTCGCTTTAGCTAAAGTATAAGTTTCATAGTTGCTGGCATAGAGCGGACAGGTCGCGGCCTGTCCCTACAAGTATAAACCCAGTCCTGGCCCCGCTTCACCCCTCCCCAACCCTCCCCTAAGAACAGGGAAGAGAGCTGTACTTGCCACACTCTCTGTCATCTCGAGCAGAGCGAGAGATCTATCGGGAATTCTAAAGAGATCTCTCCCCAAGGTCGAGATGACAAATAGCCGGGGCTATCGAACTGAACCCAGTCCTTGGGTTGAGCGCCTTGTGAGATCCGGCGCTCAACTTGTTGAGCAGCCCGAGGCACGAGGGCAGGAGGGAACACAGCGCGATGCCCTTATCGAGGGCCCCTACCCCCAGGACGAGGCCTCCCGGCCTAGAGGGAGCCAAAGTATGAAATGCAACGATTGGTATGTAAGTCTGGAGGATGAACGGCAGCTAGCAAGTATAGCTTGTGTCCAGTTGCAAACAGCAGCGGCTAAGCGAAGGCACAAGTGGACTCTTGCCTCAGAGAAGTATGAAGTATAGCCCAAGTATAAAGTATGGCTCTGTGAGCCAGTCGGGTTACAAACCCAACGAAAAAAAAGACACGGGCTGCAAGCCCGCGCCAGCAGAAGTATGGGCAGAGTACAGATTAAGTATAAAGTACAGCCAAAGCAAATATGGCTCTGCAAGCTAATCAAGTTGCAAACTTGACACCATAGTAGGACACAAGTCTGAAGGCTTGCGCCATTTAAAGCAAAAAGTATAAAACCTCATTTACCTAAAGAATATATAGATTTCACTACTCTACAGACAAAACCCAATGGTTCGTCGAGAAGAAACCTCTATCAGTTTACCACCTTTGCCCGTACACCTCCTTTTAAGTAACTTAGCATGTATATATATGCCTAACCGTATCTGACACATTACCTAAACCCAAAAACATGAGACACCAATTAGTAGCCCTGTTGCTGCTGCTGGCTGTTGCCGTTACCACGGCCGTGGCCCAGCAAGGCAGCCAGAACGACAAAATCCTGCCCTACCCCATCCATCAGAAACAGCTGCCTAACGGCCTGAACGTAGTGACCGTGCCATACAACAGCCCGGGCCTGGCCGCTTTCTACATTTTAGTGCGGGCCGGCTCCCGCGAGGAGGTGGAGAAAGGCAAAACCGGATTTGCGCACTTCTTTGAGCACATGATGTTTAGGGGCACCGACAAGTATAGCAAAGAGGCCTACGGCGATATCATGAAGGCCATGGGCGCAGCGGCCAACGCCAACACCAGTATAGACCGCACCCTCTACCACATGACCGGCAACGCCGACATGCTGGACAAGATGTTCGAGATTGAGGCCGACCGCTTCCAGAACCTGAAGTACAGCGTGCATGATTTCAAGACTGAAGCCGGCGCCGTGAAGGGCGAGTATACTAAGAACTCCGCCAGCCCCTACATGCAGCTGTATGAGAAAACCGTGAGCACCGCCTTTAAGAAGCATACCTACGCCCACACCACCATGGGCTTCTTCGAGGATGTGGTGGACATGCCAAATCAGTACGATTACTCGCTCACGTTCTTCGACCGCTTCTACCGGCCCGAATATACCACGATACTGGTGGTGGGTGATGTAACGCCGGAGCGCGTAAACAGCCTGGCGCAGCAATATTTCGGCGACTGGAAGCGTGGCACCTACAAACCCAGCATCCCTGCCGAGCCGAAGCAGACCGAAACCCGCTATGCCCACGTGCAGCAGCAGGGCTTCCCCCCTTACCTGAGCCTCAACTTCAAAGGCCCAGCTTTCTCTGACAAGGATAAGGACCTGCCAGCGCTGAGCATTCTGACTACCATACTTTTTGCCGAGAACTCCGACCTGTACCGCAAGCTGGTAGTGGAGGAGCAGAAAGCCCGCTTCATCGGCGGCGGCCCGCAGTTCTCCCGCGACCCGAACCTGATCCAGGTGTCTGCCTCTGTGCTGAAGGCTGATGACATGCAGTATGTAAAGGACGAGCTGATGAAGGCGCTGAACGAGGCCAAGACCAAGCCGATAGATGCCAAAAAGATCGAGGAGACGAAGTCGCGCATCAAGTATAGCTTTGCCATGAGCATGGACAGCCCGGATGCCATCGCCAATGCGCTGGCTCGTTTTACCTGGCTTAGCGGTGATCCGGAGTCGCTCAACAACATCTACAAAGTATACGACAGCATCACGGCACAAGACCTGATGAATGCCGCCAAGAAATACTTTGTAACGCAGACGATGACGGTTGGCACCATCGCCCCCACCGAGAAATCGCCGGTGAAATAAGGCTTGGTCCTACTTTAAAGTATAACAGACAAAGATTTGAAACCCATGAAAAAAATAGCTGCCTATATACTGCCTGTTGCCCTGCTGGCCGCCTCCTGCGCCAAGCAACCGCAGGCATCCCAGCAAAGCACTACAGAAACCGCAGAGACCACAGCACCAGCCACGGCCTTTGACGCTAACACCGCCTTCGGCCCGGATAAGGTGGTGGAGTTGCGCCAGCCGGAGTCGAACAAGGTGATCATCAAACTAATGTTCAAAAACGGCTCCATGGTAGACCCGGAGGGCAAAGAAGGACTCACTTATACTACAGCCCAGATGATCACAGAGTCGGGCACCAAGGATATGCCGGTGTCGGAGATAAAGGACAAGATCTTCCCGTGGGCGGCCGAGTACTACAGCAACGTAGATAAAGAGGTCACCACCTTCACCTTTGCCGTGCACCAGGATTTTCTGCAGGACTTTTACCCGATCGTGCGCGGGCTAATGCTCCAGCCAGCCTTTGCCGAGGAGGATTTTAAGCGTGTGAAGTCGAACCAGCAGAACTTCGTGGATCAGGTGATCCGCGCCTCTTCCGATGAGGAGTACAGCAAAAAGGCGCTGGAAGACCTGCTCTTCCGTGGCACCAACTACCAGCACATGGTAGAAGGCAACTCGGCCAGCGTACCCAACATCACCCTGGAGGACGTAAA is a window of Pontibacter kalidii DNA encoding:
- a CDS encoding glycosyltransferase family 2 protein, whose amino-acid sequence is MKPKVSIITCFYNEQRYLEEAIESVLHQTYTAWQLLLIDDGSSDNSTRIARRYAAAYPLSITYCAHEGHINKGLSASRNLGLRQAQGELIAFLDADDVWQPTYLEAQLNLMQQAQVSILCEATVYWYDWNLPEKENQVVYIGTEQDRIYHPPQLMLTLYPLGKGAAPCMCGIILKKEILLRIGGFEDTFRGMYEDQVFLSKLYLTEPVYISSGHLNLYRQRPDSLVGSSQHTPSYHLVRKQYLQWLKQYLQHKRFGYKEVEALLQQAMQPYTTSPLQFITYRMRGRLKRLLKKYTPSRFVRILK
- a CDS encoding glycosyltransferase family 2 protein; protein product: MERIPTSPPTIAPLPPSPNRPLWSVMIPAYNCTLFLVETLESVLAQNIPASHMQIEVVDDASTDADVEKIVREVGKGRVGYYRQPQNVGSLRNFETCINRARGYLVHLLHGDDRVRAGYYTAMEQLFRDFPEAGAAFCRHHTIDEQNNILNPHVKDDAPWRGLQENWLLRIGEKQHIQYATITVKREVYEKLGSFFGVTYGEDWEMWVRIAKHYPVAFTSQILAEYRKHSSSISGTKIMTGEYIEDIAYLLQLIQQHLPPEHRKQVLMKAQKNFSNYGLNIAQALWEKTGNRKYVEANIRKALSMYLDARLCFKAARLIAKIALHELKLRPHTPDDSRYRRYI
- a CDS encoding polysaccharide deacetylase family protein translates to MIRSLTHTLKRYLRPRGLVLMYHRVAQVESDVWRLAVSPHHFEQHLQMLHTKWRVIPLAELADDLVRQKVKRNSVAITFDDGYADNFLVARPLLVQYRLPATFFICSGNIGSKKAFWWDELEHLILSSKDLPAKLNLHVAHTAISFDLGIEGHLTEAMQEQHRHWKAYVQAPPTARASLFLQLWEALRPLPSQQQQHYLQQLKAWAGASLQKESTYSMDTAQLEELARHELFTLGAHTVSHPDLACLPAAAQQQEMLESKAFLERCAATTVSLLAYPYGSYTQNTASLAAKAGFKAAVTTSNCPVKHGTPGYGVGRFLVDDWSGRQLDQLMSTWINA
- a CDS encoding glycosyltransferase family 2 protein — its product is MQQQPLYKITHIHLDQLDTPLHTLYTRPGSYLVFWWDSIALGHMFIEPGHQLTQEEYHDRLIEAIKPAVKVYIRKAHKLGGCWQHLLADGKTEEWLSLMASFFTTSAADKIPARVPVSVVICTRNRANHLHKCLSTLHQLRCLPEEIVVVDNAPSDDATKNVVALFRDVRYVRELRPGLSNARNTGIQTASHPIIAFTDDDVTVHPDWVYRVWQTFEESNVAAMTGLVIVSELQTEAQLIFEKHWSFNRGYADVLYDAAYFSTTLPFGPPVWKIGAGANMAFRRTIFEEVGLFHQELGAGASGCSEDSEMWFRILAHGHTIHYNPRAAVFHEHRKEFKELKKQIYYYMRGFTAAALFQQHQHHKANYKKHLSKVLPKHYLRMIIRGFPRYRSRLSTVWVEVQGMLSGLVYYHRNRSRFSKPSPK
- a CDS encoding glycosyltransferase: MYTKESPLVSVIIPCYNHGHYLHEAIDSVRQQTYPALEIIVVDDGSTDNTATVAQAARPLTYIYQENKGLSAARNTGIRHSKGEFLVFLDADDCLYPDAVAVNAGLLLENSALAFVSGSYTLFFPSTNQVQPVVRQVEGNHYQHLLRGNYIGMHAAVMFRRWVFDNFMYDTSLKACEDYDLYLRVTRRHPVLHHGHLMAVYRQHGTNMSGDSKLMLQTTLQVLAWQQQHLQNTIEQAAYRDGINIWKAFYTQQLAHKLTKVNGFSLHDYLSFLKNDPDLSLHTLRSSTSSIAIFNKMIQILPSGKIRKKLSSIFTMDRTPAVGGVRFGHFHRYTPFSTEFGYDRGGPVDRYYIERFLGDQAHDIKGRVLEIGDNSYTLAYGGERVTKSDILHVDESNPSATLVGDISHAPHIPDNSFDCIILTQTLHLIYHFTEALHTCFRILKPGGALLLTVPGITPIDHGEWKETWYWSFTDKSMKRLMEETFPGGISEVTPYGNVFTATAFLYGMGLPEVPKTKLMYDDPHYQVIITVKATKPMVP
- the purE gene encoding 5-(carboxyamino)imidazole ribonucleotide mutase, with product MAEETRNTQPLVGIIMGSQSDLKVMDAAAEILETLGVPFELTIVSAHRTPHRMFEYAESARKRGLKVIIAGAGGAAHLPGMVASITTLPVIGVPVKSSNSIDGWDSVLSILQMPGGIPVATVALDGALNAGILAAEIIGTNNPAVADKLEKYKNGLKDKVMRSVEELKRGDRDLD